A section of the Rhodospirillaceae bacterium genome encodes:
- a CDS encoding mechanosensitive ion channel — protein sequence MFHRLRLSLLSLLGAACAAILLAQGLAAIPATAQETPAAGAQKIDRAALEKLVATIEDEQERKRLLTQLKALIAAQKAAETAKGPSPRTQPMLVERLAERARTLTGSLQDLAGIATDLPSAWKWLRSRLAGEAERAALIGGVWKTGLALLLGLLAEWLMRLLLRGPRRRVEDRESEALAVRAGGLAIRTMLDLLPVAALAAAAYAVLPQLAPGATTARVALTLIFGFVLVRAILAAGRAVLAPRVGSLRLLPLSDGAAAYLYVWLRRLANTVVYGAVVLEALAAFELPGSAHAALLHLLGLVVAAMLIVLILQNRRPVSERLRGAPAADSDPANPVRGMRRALGRLGDLWHVVAIVYVLAGLFVWLLDVEGGIGFMAQATGLSAVILLAAAALIAGLGRLLDRLFRIEAALLEKNPGLQQRANRYLAAVRRTLFGAILAVALLAILDVWGFGVAELLQTPAGRALVRAVLVVLLVTVGAFILWELIETAAARYLLRLDEAGEDSRAQRMRTLLPMVEKALLISIVVIAAMIVLSEIGLDIGPLLAGAGVLGLAVGFGAQTLVKDVITGIFIIVEDSMAIGDFVTVAGRSGVVEDLSVRSVTLRGYSGSKHTIPFSSIDDVENLTKDYSYAVLDYGVGYSENVDAVIAVIRETGEALRADPEWRDHIVEELEVAGLQELGDSAVVIRSRFKCRPGFQWGVRREMNRRVKAAFDARGIEIPFPHVTLYFGEGKDGSLPAPPARMVEDAVRTDLADGDTAEGEP from the coding sequence ACCGCCTTCGCCTTAGCCTGCTGTCCCTTCTGGGCGCTGCCTGTGCCGCAATATTGCTGGCGCAGGGGCTGGCGGCGATTCCGGCGACAGCGCAGGAAACGCCGGCGGCAGGCGCGCAGAAAATCGACCGGGCGGCGCTCGAAAAACTGGTCGCCACGATCGAGGACGAGCAGGAGCGCAAACGCCTCCTGACGCAGCTCAAGGCGCTGATTGCAGCGCAGAAGGCGGCGGAGACGGCGAAGGGCCCCTCGCCGCGGACCCAACCGATGCTGGTCGAACGCCTCGCCGAGCGGGCGCGTACGCTGACCGGCAGCCTCCAGGATCTCGCCGGTATCGCCACCGACCTGCCGAGCGCCTGGAAGTGGCTGCGCAGCCGTCTCGCGGGCGAAGCGGAGCGTGCGGCGCTGATCGGCGGCGTGTGGAAAACCGGACTGGCGCTGCTGCTCGGCCTGCTTGCGGAATGGCTGATGCGGCTCCTGCTCCGCGGACCGCGCCGGCGGGTCGAAGACCGGGAGAGCGAGGCGCTCGCCGTCCGCGCCGGCGGCCTTGCGATCCGCACCATGCTGGACCTGCTGCCCGTCGCCGCCCTGGCCGCCGCGGCCTATGCCGTGCTGCCGCAGCTCGCGCCGGGCGCCACGACCGCCCGGGTTGCGCTCACCCTTATCTTCGGCTTCGTGCTGGTCCGGGCCATCCTGGCCGCCGGCCGCGCCGTGCTCGCTCCGCGGGTTGGCAGCCTGCGCCTGCTGCCGCTTTCCGACGGGGCAGCCGCCTATCTTTACGTCTGGCTGCGCCGGCTGGCGAACACCGTCGTCTACGGCGCGGTCGTGCTGGAAGCGCTCGCAGCGTTCGAACTGCCCGGCAGCGCCCATGCCGCGCTGCTCCATCTGCTCGGCCTCGTCGTCGCGGCCATGCTGATCGTGCTGATTCTGCAGAACCGCCGGCCGGTCTCCGAGCGGCTGCGCGGCGCGCCGGCCGCCGATAGCGACCCGGCGAATCCGGTCCGTGGCATGCGCCGGGCTCTCGGCCGGTTGGGCGACCTGTGGCATGTCGTGGCCATCGTCTATGTGCTGGCCGGCCTGTTCGTCTGGCTGCTCGACGTCGAAGGGGGTATCGGCTTCATGGCGCAGGCTACGGGGCTGAGCGCCGTCATCCTGCTGGCCGCGGCGGCGCTGATCGCCGGGCTCGGCCGGCTGCTCGACCGCCTGTTCCGGATCGAGGCCGCGCTCCTCGAGAAGAACCCCGGCCTGCAACAACGCGCCAACCGCTACCTGGCGGCCGTGCGCCGCACCCTGTTCGGTGCGATCCTGGCCGTTGCCCTGCTCGCCATCCTCGATGTCTGGGGCTTCGGTGTCGCCGAATTGCTGCAGACTCCGGCCGGGCGAGCACTGGTCCGCGCCGTGCTGGTCGTCCTGCTGGTGACGGTCGGGGCCTTCATTCTGTGGGAACTGATCGAGACGGCGGCGGCGCGCTACCTGTTGCGGCTTGACGAGGCCGGCGAGGACTCGCGCGCCCAGCGCATGCGCACCCTGCTGCCGATGGTCGAAAAAGCCCTGCTGATCTCCATCGTCGTGATCGCGGCGATGATCGTGCTGTCGGAAATCGGCCTCGATATCGGGCCGTTGCTGGCCGGCGCCGGCGTGCTCGGCCTTGCCGTCGGTTTCGGCGCGCAGACTCTGGTGAAGGACGTCATCACCGGCATCTTCATCATCGTCGAGGACAGCATGGCGATCGGCGATTTCGTGACAGTGGCGGGACGCAGCGGCGTCGTCGAGGACCTGTCCGTCCGCTCCGTCACCCTGCGCGGCTATTCGGGCTCCAAGCACACCATCCCGTTCAGCTCGATCGACGATGTCGAGAATCTGACCAAGGACTATTCCTACGCCGTGCTGGATTACGGCGTCGGCTACAGCGAGAATGTCGATGCGGTGATTGCCGTGATCCGGGAGACCGGCGAAGCCCTGCGCGCCGACCCGGAGTGGCGGGACCATATCGTCGAGGAACTGGAAGTCGCCGGCCTCCAGGAGCTGGGCGACAGCGCCGTCGTCATCCGCTCGCGCTTCAAGTGCCGGCCGGGCTTCCAGTGGGGCGTGCGGCGCGAGATGAACCGGCGCGTCAAGGCGGCCTTCGACGCACGCGGCATCGAGATTCCGTTCCCCCACGTCACCCTCTATTTCGGCGAAGGGAAGGACGGCAGCCTGCCCGCGCCGCCGGCCCGCATGGTCGAGGACGCCGTGCGCACCGATCTGGCCGACGGGGATACGGCAGAGGGCGAGCCGTAG
- a CDS encoding amino acid ABC transporter permease yields MSRAMKLSARRRAIPGVDAPAAGGFAVLRPVRARAAGEPDDLLFSRWLARAGLWLPLGGIALLAAVVMVWPMSAAAQSKFTFSDAFDALVRWLPFLVSSGFLLNVVISITTMAIGTVLGILLGLGQISLSGAVRRVCWFLTQAFRNSPWLVLLFIVMLTFPFEIALGDTIIKIPDWMKAVFGLSLPIMANISEVVRGAVQSVPTGQWEAAESLAYSRQQTLWRIILPQCFKRMIPPWMNWYAILTMATPLCSLLGVEELITLSRQAMESENNHPELLIPFYGFALVIFFAYCYPIARLTLRLERRYAVKL; encoded by the coding sequence ATGAGCCGGGCGATGAAGCTGTCGGCCAGGCGGCGGGCGATCCCGGGCGTCGATGCGCCGGCGGCCGGCGGCTTCGCGGTGCTCCGGCCGGTCCGGGCGCGGGCGGCGGGCGAGCCGGACGACCTGCTGTTCAGCCGCTGGCTGGCGCGCGCCGGGCTGTGGCTGCCGCTGGGCGGCATCGCGCTGCTCGCCGCCGTCGTCATGGTCTGGCCGATGTCCGCCGCGGCTCAGAGCAAGTTCACTTTCTCCGACGCGTTCGATGCGCTGGTGCGCTGGCTGCCCTTCCTGGTCTCCAGCGGCTTCCTGCTCAACGTGGTCATCTCGATCACGACGATGGCGATCGGCACCGTCCTCGGCATCCTGCTCGGCCTCGGCCAGATTTCGCTCAGCGGCGCGGTCCGGCGCGTCTGCTGGTTCCTCACCCAGGCGTTCCGCAACTCGCCCTGGCTGGTCCTGCTGTTCATCGTGATGCTGACCTTCCCGTTCGAGATCGCGCTCGGCGATACGATCATCAAGATCCCGGACTGGATGAAGGCGGTGTTCGGCCTGTCGCTGCCGATCATGGCAAACATCTCGGAAGTCGTGCGCGGCGCGGTGCAGTCGGTGCCGACCGGCCAGTGGGAGGCCGCCGAATCCCTGGCCTATTCCCGGCAGCAGACCCTGTGGCGCATCATCCTGCCGCAATGCTTCAAGCGCATGATCCCGCCGTGGATGAACTGGTACGCCATCCTGACCATGGCGACGCCGCTGTGCTCGCTGCTCGGCGTCGAGGAACTCATCACCCTGTCGCGCCAGGCCATGGAATCGGAGAACAACCATCCCGAGTTGCTGATCCCCTTCTACGGCTTCGCCCTCGTCATCTTCTTCGCCTATTGTTACCCGATCGCCCGCCTGACCCTGCGGCTGGAGCGCCGCTACGCGGTCAAGCTCTAA
- a CDS encoding cytochrome c: MQNVLSFFGRIAGLAVLLGCAARTVLGAELPPVETLQRLMADPAQAVRVYEPHLSVGDRHVAIRYVGYPAVAVFERILGKDWQSKGETVEFRALDGFVSRLPVRRFLRVRAYLVFARQDGAPFTVNNLQQNEKDVPLAPWYLVWDNIANPALIAEGARNWPYQVKEISLVTLSDAALLPKGLDPRFRSGAALVKTHCLQCHKVNGFGGEKFEGNLAEITKNSDRADFLRLLLVPASEREGATMPALSDRLPEAERRRIARAIFDYLRAVPVLP; the protein is encoded by the coding sequence ATGCAGAACGTCCTGTCTTTCTTCGGCCGGATAGCCGGCCTGGCAGTCCTGCTGGGCTGTGCTGCCCGGACGGTGCTTGGGGCGGAGTTGCCGCCCGTCGAAACGCTGCAAAGGCTGATGGCCGATCCGGCGCAGGCGGTGCGGGTCTATGAGCCGCATCTGAGCGTCGGCGACAGGCATGTCGCGATCCGTTACGTCGGTTACCCGGCCGTCGCGGTTTTCGAACGTATCCTCGGCAAGGATTGGCAGAGCAAGGGGGAAACGGTCGAATTCCGCGCCCTGGACGGCTTTGTCTCCCGGCTTCCCGTCCGCCGCTTTCTCAGAGTACGCGCTTATCTGGTCTTCGCCCGGCAGGACGGCGCCCCCTTTACGGTGAACAATCTCCAGCAGAACGAGAAGGACGTGCCGCTCGCGCCCTGGTACCTGGTCTGGGACAATATCGCGAACCCTGCCCTGATCGCCGAGGGCGCCCGCAACTGGCCCTACCAGGTGAAAGAGATAAGTCTCGTCACCTTGTCCGACGCGGCGCTGCTGCCGAAAGGCCTCGACCCCCGCTTCCGGTCGGGCGCCGCGCTGGTGAAGACCCATTGCCTGCAATGTCACAAGGTCAACGGTTTCGGCGGCGAAAAGTTCGAGGGCAACCTGGCGGAGATTACGAAGAACTCCGACAGGGCGGATTTCCTGCGGCTGCTCCTGGTCCCGGCGTCCGAGCGCGAGGGCGCGACCATGCCGGCGCTGTCCGACCGCCTGCCCGAAGCCGAACGCCGCCGCATCGCCCGGGCGATCTTCGATTATCTCCGGGCGGTGCCGGTCCTGCCTTGA
- a CDS encoding HNH endonuclease, translated as MSGINFVIAVTDGDWFETLRKRPDLDEINFWSPAPKNFRALRPGELFLFKLRYPRNYIVGGGIFAFANKMPCSLAWDSFRESNGALSALEMRTQIARIRKTDPNDKSDFEIGCRILTQPFFFAKHDWIPAPASFSPSIMTLKKYSTVDSEGLALWEAVNARMHRPENPGMADAQARYGEPALIRPRLGQGAFRVLVTDIYDRRCAVTRERTLPALEAAHIQPYSEGGDHEARNGLLLRRDIHSLFDSGYVTVTPSHHFEVSGRIKEEFENGRDYYALHGRPIAVPTLAEQRPDPRVLSWHNEHCFRG; from the coding sequence ATGTCCGGCATCAACTTCGTCATAGCCGTTACCGACGGAGACTGGTTCGAAACGCTCCGCAAGCGGCCGGACCTGGACGAGATCAATTTCTGGTCGCCGGCACCGAAGAATTTCCGCGCGCTGCGACCAGGAGAACTATTTCTCTTCAAGCTGCGCTATCCGCGCAACTATATCGTGGGTGGCGGTATATTTGCATTTGCAAATAAAATGCCGTGTTCGCTCGCTTGGGATTCGTTCCGGGAATCAAACGGAGCTCTATCAGCGCTGGAAATGCGCACTCAGATCGCCCGCATTCGCAAGACCGATCCGAACGACAAGAGCGACTTCGAAATCGGTTGCCGGATACTGACCCAACCCTTCTTTTTCGCCAAACACGACTGGATCCCCGCACCGGCGAGCTTTTCGCCGAGCATTATGACATTAAAGAAATATAGCACGGTCGATTCGGAAGGACTTGCGTTGTGGGAGGCGGTCAACGCGCGGATGCACCGGCCAGAGAATCCTGGTATGGCCGACGCGCAGGCACGATACGGCGAACCTGCTCTGATCCGTCCTCGCCTCGGCCAGGGCGCCTTCCGGGTGCTTGTGACCGACATCTACGATCGGCGCTGCGCCGTCACGCGCGAACGGACGCTGCCGGCGCTCGAAGCCGCCCATATTCAGCCTTACAGCGAGGGCGGCGATCATGAGGCGCGCAACGGGCTGTTGCTTCGCCGCGACATCCACAGCCTGTTCGATTCAGGTTATGTGACCGTTACGCCGAGCCACCATTTCGAAGTCAGCGGCCGCATCAAGGAAGAGTTCGAAAACGGGCGCGATTACTATGCGCTACACGGTCGACCGATCGCCGTTCCGACGCTCGCGGAACAGCGGCCCGACCCGCGTGTACTGAGTTGGCACAACGAGCACTGCTTCCGTGGATAG
- a CDS encoding transporter substrate-binding domain-containing protein: MRKLVLAAAGLAVALGSTSALAAQCKNEVWKKVMSRGTLVVGVKADYKPWGYRDASGKIVGMEADMAKDVADAMGVKLELVAVQSSNRMQFLQQGKIDMMIATMSDRKDRRKIVGITQPNYYTSGTNVMSPKALKIRQWTALKGKPVCGKQGAFYNKIVSKRYGAKIIAFTGNAEAKQALRDRKCIAWVYDDSSIMSDLSSGQYNDFEMPLNSEDDNPWGLAVPRAELNCVFGNFMSGMTYNWHQSGRLIELEKKWGIQATQYLADKNKKFADWLAGK; the protein is encoded by the coding sequence ATGAGGAAACTGGTTCTCGCCGCCGCCGGCCTCGCCGTCGCGCTGGGTTCGACGTCTGCGCTCGCCGCGCAGTGCAAGAACGAGGTGTGGAAAAAGGTCATGTCCCGCGGCACGCTCGTCGTCGGCGTCAAGGCCGACTACAAGCCCTGGGGCTACCGCGACGCCAGCGGCAAGATCGTCGGCATGGAAGCCGACATGGCCAAGGACGTCGCCGACGCCATGGGCGTCAAGCTGGAGCTGGTCGCCGTGCAGTCGTCGAACCGCATGCAGTTCCTGCAGCAGGGCAAGATCGACATGATGATCGCCACGATGTCGGACCGCAAGGACCGGCGCAAGATCGTCGGCATCACCCAGCCCAACTACTACACCTCGGGCACCAACGTCATGTCGCCCAAGGCGCTGAAGATCCGCCAGTGGACCGCACTCAAGGGCAAGCCGGTGTGCGGCAAGCAGGGCGCGTTCTACAACAAGATCGTCTCCAAGCGTTACGGCGCCAAGATCATCGCCTTCACCGGCAACGCCGAGGCCAAGCAGGCCCTGCGCGACCGCAAGTGCATCGCCTGGGTCTATGACGATTCGTCGATCATGTCCGACCTGTCGTCCGGCCAGTACAACGACTTCGAGATGCCGCTGAACAGCGAGGACGACAACCCCTGGGGCCTCGCCGTGCCGAGGGCCGAGCTGAACTGCGTGTTCGGCAACTTCATGTCCGGCATGACCTACAACTGGCACCAGTCCGGCCGTCTGATCGAACTGGAAAAGAAATGGGGCATCCAGGCGACCCAGTATCTGGCGGACAAGAACAAGAAATTCGCCGACTGGCTCGCGGGCAAGTAG
- the pyrE gene encoding orotate phosphoribosyltransferase, translating to MTADAPASDPRLSRLRAMIAAKSVLRGQFRLASGGESGLFFDMKQTLLLPEGLSLVGSLMLEKVLESRATAVGGLALGACPIVGAIAQASYAMSASGGGREIAAFYVRKEPKNTGTRELIEGHDIAGHAAVMMIEDVTTKGGSVIRAIEAVQRETQCEVLGVLTVVDREQGARAALAEIGLPLDALFTMSEFA from the coding sequence ATGACCGCCGACGCCCCCGCCTCCGACCCCCGCCTGTCCCGCCTGCGCGCGATGATTGCGGCGAAGTCCGTGCTGCGCGGGCAGTTCCGGCTGGCGTCGGGCGGCGAGAGCGGGCTGTTCTTCGACATGAAGCAGACCCTGCTGCTGCCCGAGGGGCTGAGCCTGGTCGGCAGCCTGATGCTGGAGAAGGTGCTCGAGAGCCGGGCGACGGCGGTCGGCGGCCTGGCGCTCGGCGCCTGCCCGATCGTCGGCGCCATCGCTCAGGCGAGCTACGCGATGAGCGCGAGCGGCGGCGGGCGCGAGATCGCCGCCTTCTACGTCCGCAAGGAGCCCAAGAACACCGGCACCCGCGAACTGATCGAGGGCCATGACATCGCCGGCCACGCGGCCGTCATGATGATCGAGGACGTGACGACGAAGGGCGGCTCGGTCATCAGGGCGATCGAGGCGGTGCAACGCGAGACGCAATGCGAAGTGCTCGGCGTGCTCACGGTGGTCGACCGCGAACAGGGCGCCCGCGCGGCGCTCGCCGAAATCGGCCTGCCGCTCGACGCCCTGTTCACCATGAGCGAGTTCGCATGA
- a CDS encoding molybdenum cofactor biosynthesis protein MoaE → MIRVQKEDFDPQAEAAALTAGRTDIGGIVTFTGLVRELIDNDGRPAAISAMTLEHYPGMTEKMLTEIEAEANARWPLAASLIVHRYGRLEPGDRIVFVATASAHRHAAFEANMFLIDWLKTKAPFWKLEDSEAGPAWVAARGSDDEAAERWR, encoded by the coding sequence ATGATCCGCGTCCAAAAGGAAGATTTCGATCCGCAGGCCGAGGCCGCCGCGCTCACAGCGGGGCGGACGGATATCGGCGGCATCGTCACCTTCACCGGCCTTGTCCGCGAGTTGATCGACAACGACGGCCGGCCGGCGGCGATCTCGGCCATGACGCTCGAGCACTATCCCGGCATGACCGAGAAGATGCTGACCGAAATCGAGGCCGAGGCCAACGCGCGCTGGCCGCTCGCCGCCAGCCTGATCGTCCACCGCTACGGCCGGCTGGAGCCGGGCGACCGGATCGTCTTCGTCGCCACCGCCTCGGCGCACCGCCATGCCGCCTTCGAGGCCAACATGTTCCTGATCGACTGGCTGAAGACCAAGGCGCCCTTCTGGAAGCTCGAGGACAGCGAGGCCGGCCCGGCCTGGGTGGCCGCCCGGGGCAGCGACGACGAAGCCGCGGAGCGCTGGCGGTAG
- a CDS encoding amino acid ABC transporter permease, whose amino-acid sequence MWDSIQTFFRDLAERDASWNFIYIYDDNELERVLEGMWVTLELSVVCVVFSVVIGLVGAWLQGARSRVVRSVVQGYIQFFRNTPPLVQLMFFYFALGQFTPTYSPDGYLQQPIISNVGWAIISLSFFAGAFNVEIFRAGIEAVPQSTQEAAESLGMSRFQAYVYVVLPLAFRVSLPSLNNNLVNLVKTTTQALAIAVPELLYQLVSIYNDYSTAQNACMVLMFIVYITLVGFLVLGMNRWERRMVIPGYGGGGGR is encoded by the coding sequence ATGTGGGACTCGATCCAGACTTTCTTCCGGGATCTCGCGGAGCGGGATGCGTCCTGGAATTTCATCTACATCTACGACGACAACGAGCTTGAGCGCGTCCTCGAAGGCATGTGGGTGACGCTGGAGCTTTCCGTCGTCTGCGTCGTCTTCAGCGTCGTGATCGGGCTGGTCGGGGCCTGGCTCCAGGGCGCGCGCTCGCGCGTCGTGCGCAGCGTCGTCCAGGGCTACATCCAGTTCTTCCGGAACACGCCGCCGCTGGTCCAGCTCATGTTCTTCTATTTCGCGCTGGGCCAGTTCACGCCGACCTATTCGCCCGACGGCTATCTCCAGCAGCCGATCATCTCCAATGTCGGCTGGGCGATCATCTCGCTGTCCTTCTTCGCCGGCGCCTTCAACGTCGAGATTTTCCGCGCCGGCATCGAGGCGGTACCGCAATCGACCCAGGAGGCCGCAGAGTCCCTCGGGATGAGCCGCTTCCAGGCCTATGTCTATGTCGTGCTGCCGCTCGCCTTCCGGGTCAGCCTGCCGTCGCTCAACAACAATCTGGTCAATCTGGTCAAGACGACGACCCAGGCGCTGGCGATCGCCGTGCCCGAGCTGCTCTACCAGCTCGTCAGCATCTACAACGACTATTCCACCGCGCAGAACGCCTGCATGGTGCTGATGTTCATCGTCTACATCACGCTCGTCGGTTTCCTCGTCCTCGGCATGAACCGCTGGGAGCGCCGGATGGTGATACCGGGCTACGGCGGCGGAGGCGGACGATGA
- a CDS encoding amino acid ABC transporter ATP-binding protein — MVSLRDVHKSFGDLEVLKGISFDVMKGEVICIIGPSGSGKSTLIRCVNALNPIDSGSITVEGQEVNDPKLNKLELRKKVGMVFQQYNLFPHKTALENVMMAPVLVLREDKASVEARARALIRKVRLDGKEDSFPGELSGGQQQRVAIARSLAMQPDVMLFDEVTAALDPETVKEVLFTIRELVEEGMTCMLVTHEMGFAREIADHIYFTDRGVIVEHGPPATFFDEAKDPRTQEFLGQIL; from the coding sequence ATCGTCTCGCTCAGGGACGTGCACAAGTCGTTCGGCGACCTGGAGGTGCTGAAGGGCATTTCCTTCGACGTGATGAAGGGCGAGGTGATCTGCATCATTGGGCCGTCCGGCTCCGGCAAGTCGACGCTCATCCGCTGCGTCAACGCCCTGAACCCGATCGATTCCGGCTCGATCACGGTCGAGGGGCAGGAGGTCAACGACCCGAAGCTCAACAAGCTGGAGTTGCGCAAGAAGGTCGGTATGGTGTTCCAGCAATACAACCTGTTCCCGCACAAGACGGCGCTGGAAAACGTCATGATGGCGCCCGTCCTGGTGCTCAGGGAGGACAAGGCGAGCGTCGAGGCGCGGGCCCGGGCGCTGATCCGCAAGGTCCGCCTGGACGGCAAGGAGGACAGCTTTCCCGGCGAGCTTTCCGGCGGCCAGCAGCAGCGCGTCGCCATCGCCCGCTCGCTCGCCATGCAGCCGGACGTCATGCTGTTCGACGAGGTGACCGCGGCGCTCGACCCGGAGACGGTCAAGGAGGTGCTGTTCACGATCCGCGAACTGGTCGAGGAGGGAATGACCTGCATGCTGGTGACCCACGAGATGGGCTTCGCGCGCGAGATCGCCGACCACATCTATTTCACCGACCGGGGCGTAATCGTCGAGCACGGCCCGCCCGCGACCTTCTTCGACGAGGCCAAGGACCCGCGCACGCAGGAGTTCCTGGGGCAGATTTTGTAG